One Streptomyces sp. ML-6 genomic region harbors:
- a CDS encoding Mu transposase C-terminal domain-containing protein yields the protein MVALSGTSVRLRSEDGAESVVLASYLMASPGFSVTGTEPLPALEPFGLLATLPDSVRMAAIEWEQHVLEVDTGLPPDAAPGTSPRPEYDPSSCSLLQRAEAKATELGVSLRTVQGKRSRYAQQGLWGLVDQRMVRLSGVTGRADARLVAAIQEALEAETHSSTGTRSRLIRRVIKMVEATHGEGVVSLPSKNTFYKLIGALSVGRHTFGSSVTRRQMANRPQGPFTPTFAARPGEQVQIDSTPLDVMVVLDSGLTARADLTIAVDVATRTICAAVLRPVGTKAVDASLLLARMLVPEPMRPGWSQSLRMAASRMPHRRLLEVDSRMTQAAAKPVIVPDGVVIDGGKVFISDTFIRSCSRLGISVQRARPRTPTDKAIVEATFLAINTLFCQHLAGYTGPNISRRGHRVEEQAAWTVHELQDLLDEWLVVGWQMRPHDALRDPFRPKRAISPNDMYASLVAASGYLPLVLRGEDYLELLPVAWRAINDYGIRIGYRTYDSPDLGPWRREHSGNTAKRGLWEVHFDPYDLSHVFVRTQQGWITVPWVHLPLVTAPFADFTWQQARRLAAETGLDNTHEAAVARVLDGLLTRAEHGPDRRTAKAVGRTRAAASGLPPSTTAKADPAAAPARFAAADPPKTEVAFEVFDAHAEAERWL from the coding sequence GTGGTGGCCCTGTCCGGAACCTCGGTACGGCTGCGGTCGGAGGACGGGGCCGAGTCGGTCGTCCTCGCCTCCTATCTGATGGCATCCCCGGGTTTCTCCGTCACTGGAACTGAGCCACTGCCGGCGCTCGAACCGTTCGGGCTGCTGGCGACGCTGCCGGACTCGGTCCGCATGGCAGCCATCGAGTGGGAACAGCACGTCCTGGAGGTCGACACCGGACTGCCGCCCGATGCTGCCCCGGGCACGAGTCCGCGGCCGGAGTACGACCCTTCCTCGTGTTCGCTGCTCCAGAGGGCTGAGGCGAAGGCCACGGAGCTGGGGGTGAGTCTTCGTACGGTTCAGGGCAAACGGTCGCGCTACGCCCAGCAGGGCTTGTGGGGTCTGGTCGACCAACGCATGGTGCGGCTGTCCGGGGTGACCGGAAGGGCTGATGCCCGTCTCGTCGCTGCGATCCAGGAAGCACTGGAAGCGGAGACTCACAGCTCCACGGGGACCCGATCCCGCCTGATCCGCCGGGTGATCAAGATGGTGGAGGCCACCCATGGTGAAGGGGTGGTGTCACTGCCGAGCAAGAACACCTTCTACAAGCTGATCGGCGCGCTCTCCGTCGGCCGCCACACCTTCGGCTCTTCGGTCACCCGACGGCAGATGGCGAACCGGCCCCAGGGACCATTCACACCGACGTTCGCTGCCCGGCCCGGGGAACAGGTGCAGATCGACTCCACCCCGCTGGATGTGATGGTGGTCTTGGACTCCGGGCTGACGGCCCGGGCGGATCTAACGATTGCAGTCGACGTCGCCACGCGCACGATCTGCGCCGCTGTGCTCCGGCCGGTGGGCACAAAAGCCGTGGATGCCTCGCTCCTGCTGGCCCGAATGCTGGTCCCGGAGCCTATGCGGCCGGGCTGGTCCCAATCGCTTCGGATGGCCGCCTCACGCATGCCGCACAGACGCCTGCTGGAGGTTGACTCCCGGATGACTCAAGCAGCCGCAAAGCCGGTGATCGTGCCCGACGGCGTGGTCATCGACGGCGGAAAGGTGTTCATCTCGGACACATTCATCCGCTCCTGCAGTCGCCTCGGAATCTCCGTCCAGCGGGCCAGGCCCCGCACGCCCACGGACAAGGCGATCGTCGAGGCCACGTTCTTGGCGATCAACACTCTGTTCTGCCAGCACCTGGCTGGCTACACCGGACCGAACATCTCGCGCCGCGGGCACCGCGTCGAGGAGCAAGCCGCCTGGACGGTTCACGAACTTCAGGACCTGCTGGACGAATGGCTGGTGGTTGGCTGGCAGATGCGACCACACGACGCTCTGAGAGACCCTTTCCGCCCCAAGAGGGCGATCTCGCCGAACGACATGTACGCCTCGCTGGTCGCGGCCAGCGGCTACCTGCCACTGGTTCTTCGCGGCGAGGACTATCTGGAATTGCTGCCGGTGGCCTGGCGAGCAATCAACGACTACGGCATCCGCATCGGTTACCGCACCTACGACAGCCCTGATCTCGGCCCGTGGCGACGCGAGCACTCAGGGAACACCGCCAAGCGGGGACTCTGGGAGGTCCATTTCGACCCCTACGACCTCTCCCACGTGTTCGTGCGCACCCAACAGGGCTGGATCACTGTCCCCTGGGTTCATCTGCCGCTGGTCACAGCGCCTTTCGCAGACTTCACCTGGCAGCAGGCCCGCCGCCTGGCCGCTGAGACCGGGCTGGACAACACCCATGAAGCCGCTGTTGCCCGCGTTTTGGACGGACTCCTGACTCGCGCGGAACACGGACCAGACAGACGCACAGCCAAGGCAGTCGGCCGCACGCGCGCCGCGGCCTCCGGGCTTCCGCCCAGCACTACGGCCAAGGCGGATCCCGCGGCGGCACCGGCACGATTCGCAGCAGCAGATCCACCCAAGACCGAGGTGGCCTTCGAAGTGTTCGATGCTCACGCAGAAGCCGAAAGGTGGCTATGA
- a CDS encoding TnsA-like heteromeric transposase endonuclease subunit, translating to MRHALDLVAGGASGPPPEGFEVGYVDQSGSEFRRPLADVWAVRFEGCVPVRDFKSYKGQRHLPGLWWSSTMGGHIGYESWLERDHVMLLDFDPSVVGVSSQPFWLFWASETGKGLSHAPDYFARREDGSAVVVDCRPVDRRRPRDWVKFEATQSACGQVGWHFRLVGAPDGIVMRNVRWLAGYRHPRHRVEDAVSDLRRVFAEPRPLMDGAASVGDPIAVLPVLFHMLWLHELVVDVSVPLHAASLVAPGVRR from the coding sequence GTGAGACATGCGTTAGACCTGGTGGCGGGTGGTGCGAGCGGGCCGCCGCCCGAGGGGTTCGAGGTCGGATACGTCGACCAGAGCGGGTCGGAGTTCCGGCGTCCGCTGGCGGACGTGTGGGCGGTGCGGTTCGAGGGCTGCGTGCCGGTTCGCGATTTCAAGTCGTACAAGGGCCAGCGGCACCTGCCTGGCCTGTGGTGGTCGTCGACGATGGGCGGGCACATCGGGTACGAGTCCTGGCTGGAGCGGGATCACGTGATGCTGCTCGACTTCGATCCGTCGGTGGTCGGGGTCTCGTCGCAGCCGTTTTGGCTGTTCTGGGCCTCCGAGACCGGCAAGGGCCTCTCCCACGCTCCGGACTACTTCGCGAGGCGGGAAGACGGCTCGGCGGTTGTGGTCGACTGCCGCCCGGTGGACCGGCGTCGACCTCGGGACTGGGTGAAGTTCGAGGCGACGCAATCGGCCTGCGGCCAGGTCGGATGGCACTTCCGGCTGGTGGGGGCACCGGACGGGATCGTGATGCGGAACGTTCGATGGCTGGCCGGATACCGACACCCGAGGCATCGCGTCGAGGATGCCGTTTCCGACTTGCGGCGAGTGTTCGCCGAGCCAAGGCCGTTAATGGACGGGGCTGCCAGCGTGGGAGACCCCATCGCGGTCTTGCCCGTGTTGTTCCACATGTTGTGGCTGCATGAGCTGGTGGTGGACGTCTCAGTGCCGCTGCACGCCGCTTCACTCGTGGCGCCCGGAGTGCGGCGGTGA
- the lon gene encoding endopeptidase La, translated as MATDSNAVTPLALPVLPLDDEVVLPGMVVPLDLSDTDVRVAVEAAQVAARDGGGKPEVLLVPRIDGTYAATGVIGTVEQVGRLSDGDPGALIRGRGRVRIGAGTSGPGGALWVEGTRVDAVVPDPLPGVAAELVKEYKALATSWLKKRGAWQVVDRVQQIEDISALADNSGYSPFLTTAQKVQLLETTDPVARLKLAIQWLGEHLAEQDVAESIAKDVQEGVDKQQREFLLRRQLDAVRKELAELNGDPEDESDDYRARVEAADLPEHVREAALKEVEKLERSSDQSPEGSWIRTWLDTVLELPWTERTEDAYDIRGAQQVLDAEHAGLQDVKERITEYLAVRKRRSDRGLGVVGGRRGGAVLALVGPPGVGKTSLGESVAHAMGRKFVRVALGGVRDEAEIRGHRRTYVGALPGRIVRAIKEAGSMNPVVLLDEIDKVGSDFRGDPAAALLEVLDPAQNHTFRDHYLEVELDLSDVVFLATANVLEAIPEALLDRMELVRLDGYTEDEKVVIARDHLLPRQLERAGLEKDEVTLDESALRKLAGEYTREAGVRNLERAVARLLRKIAAQHELGDRELPFTVTEADLRGLIGRPHHVPESAQDPAERRTSVPGVATGLAVTGAGGDVLFVEASLADPETGASGLTLTGQLGDVMKESAQIALSFLRSHGAELELPVADLKDRGVHIHFPAGAVPKDGPSAGITMTTALASLLSGRLVRTDVAMTGEVSLTGRVLPIGGLKQKLLAAHRAGITTVVIPKRNEADLDDVPAEVLDTLEVHPVTDVRQVLEIALAPASSRTDDRTDEKTDERIPAAA; from the coding sequence ATGGCTACCGATTCCAATGCGGTCACTCCGCTCGCCCTGCCCGTGCTGCCGCTCGACGACGAGGTCGTGCTGCCCGGGATGGTGGTGCCTCTGGACCTGTCCGACACCGATGTACGCGTCGCGGTGGAGGCCGCGCAGGTCGCAGCCCGGGACGGCGGGGGCAAGCCCGAGGTGCTCCTGGTGCCGCGGATCGACGGCACGTACGCCGCCACCGGTGTGATCGGCACCGTCGAGCAGGTCGGACGGCTTTCGGACGGAGATCCGGGCGCGCTCATCCGCGGCCGGGGCCGGGTGCGGATCGGGGCCGGGACCAGTGGGCCGGGCGGAGCGCTGTGGGTGGAGGGGACCCGGGTCGACGCGGTCGTTCCCGACCCGCTCCCCGGTGTCGCCGCCGAGCTGGTCAAGGAGTACAAGGCGCTCGCCACCAGCTGGCTGAAGAAGCGCGGCGCCTGGCAGGTCGTGGACCGGGTCCAGCAGATCGAGGACATCTCCGCGCTCGCCGACAATTCCGGTTACTCGCCCTTCCTCACCACCGCCCAGAAGGTGCAGCTCCTGGAGACCACGGACCCGGTCGCCCGGCTGAAGCTCGCCATCCAGTGGCTCGGCGAGCACCTCGCCGAGCAGGACGTCGCCGAGTCCATCGCCAAGGACGTCCAGGAGGGCGTCGACAAGCAGCAGCGCGAGTTCCTGCTGCGGCGCCAGCTCGACGCCGTGCGCAAGGAGCTCGCCGAGCTCAACGGCGACCCGGAGGACGAGTCCGACGACTACCGGGCCCGCGTCGAGGCCGCCGACCTCCCCGAGCACGTCCGTGAGGCCGCGCTCAAGGAGGTCGAGAAGCTGGAGCGTTCCTCCGACCAGAGCCCCGAGGGTTCCTGGATCAGGACCTGGCTCGACACCGTCCTCGAATTGCCGTGGACCGAGCGGACCGAGGACGCGTACGACATCCGGGGCGCCCAGCAGGTGCTCGACGCCGAGCACGCCGGTCTCCAGGACGTGAAGGAACGCATCACCGAGTACCTGGCCGTGCGCAAGCGGCGCTCCGACCGCGGGCTCGGGGTCGTCGGCGGACGGCGCGGCGGGGCCGTGCTGGCGCTGGTGGGTCCGCCCGGCGTGGGCAAGACCTCGCTCGGCGAATCCGTGGCGCACGCCATGGGCCGCAAGTTCGTCCGCGTCGCCCTCGGCGGCGTGCGGGACGAGGCGGAGATCCGCGGCCACCGGCGTACATACGTGGGTGCGCTCCCCGGACGCATCGTCCGGGCGATCAAGGAGGCCGGTTCGATGAACCCGGTCGTCCTGCTCGACGAGATCGACAAGGTCGGCTCCGACTTCCGGGGCGACCCGGCCGCCGCCCTCCTCGAAGTCCTCGACCCGGCGCAGAACCACACCTTCCGCGACCACTACCTGGAGGTCGAACTCGACCTCAGCGACGTGGTCTTCCTCGCCACGGCCAACGTCCTCGAAGCCATCCCGGAGGCCCTGCTCGACCGCATGGAGCTGGTCAGGCTCGACGGCTACACCGAGGACGAGAAGGTCGTCATCGCCCGCGACCACCTGCTCCCGCGCCAGCTGGAGCGGGCCGGTCTGGAGAAGGACGAGGTCACGCTCGACGAGTCCGCGCTGCGCAAGCTGGCCGGCGAGTACACCCGCGAGGCGGGCGTACGGAACCTGGAACGGGCCGTCGCCCGGCTGCTCCGCAAGATCGCGGCCCAGCACGAACTGGGTGACCGGGAACTGCCGTTCACGGTCACCGAGGCGGACCTACGGGGCCTGATCGGGCGCCCGCACCACGTCCCGGAGTCCGCCCAGGACCCGGCCGAGCGCCGGACGTCGGTGCCGGGCGTGGCCACCGGGCTCGCGGTGACCGGCGCCGGCGGCGACGTGCTCTTCGTGGAGGCGTCGCTCGCCGACCCGGAGACCGGGGCGTCCGGACTGACCCTCACCGGTCAGCTCGGCGACGTGATGAAGGAGTCCGCGCAGATCGCGCTGAGCTTCCTGCGGTCGCACGGCGCGGAACTGGAGCTGCCGGTCGCGGACCTGAAGGACCGTGGCGTGCACATCCACTTCCCGGCGGGCGCGGTCCCGAAGGACGGCCCGAGCGCCGGCATCACCATGACGACGGCGCTGGCCTCGCTGCTCTCCGGGCGGCTGGTCCGCACGGACGTGGCGATGACCGGTGAGGTCTCGCTGACCGGACGGGTGCTGCCGATCGGCGGCCTGAAGCAGAAGCTGCTGGCCGCACACCGGGCCGGGATCACCACCGTGGTGATCCCGAAGCGGAACGAGGCCGACCTGGACGACGTGCCCGCCGAGGTCCTGGACACGCTGGAGGTCCACCCGGTGACGGACGTCCGCCAGGTGCTGGAGATCGCCCTGGCCCCGGCTTCGTCCCGGACCGACGACCGGACCGACGAGAAGACCGACGAGAGGATCCCGGCCGCGGCGTGA
- a CDS encoding polysaccharide deacetylase family protein has protein sequence METTAPGSAREDAGSDAKGSFGPVDCRKAKCIALTFDAGPGKDTPRLLDILKEKKVHATFFLLGKNHVKKDPDTVRRLAAEGHEVANHTWTHQVLTDREPDEIRAELERTQDAIAEITGKKPRLMRPPQGRTDDTVSEISKELGLSQILWSATAKDYSTNDSALIKKRILDQADKDGIILLHDIYKGTVPAVPGIIDALKKQGYTFVTVPELMAPAEPVPGTIYRP, from the coding sequence ATGGAGACCACCGCGCCGGGCTCGGCACGTGAGGACGCGGGTTCTGACGCCAAGGGCTCCTTCGGTCCGGTGGACTGCCGCAAGGCGAAGTGCATAGCCCTGACCTTCGACGCCGGACCGGGCAAGGACACCCCGCGCCTGCTGGACATCCTCAAGGAGAAGAAGGTGCACGCGACCTTCTTCCTGCTGGGCAAGAACCACGTCAAGAAGGACCCCGACACCGTGCGCAGGCTCGCGGCCGAGGGGCACGAGGTGGCCAACCACACCTGGACCCACCAGGTCCTGACGGACCGGGAGCCGGACGAGATACGCGCCGAGCTGGAGAGGACCCAGGACGCGATAGCGGAGATAACCGGCAAGAAGCCGCGGCTGATGCGCCCGCCGCAGGGCCGCACCGACGACACCGTTTCGGAGATCAGCAAGGAGCTGGGGCTCTCCCAGATCCTGTGGAGCGCCACCGCGAAGGACTACTCCACGAACGACTCGGCGCTGATCAAGAAGCGCATCCTGGACCAGGCGGACAAGGACGGCATCATCCTGCTGCACGACATCTACAAGGGCACGGTGCCCGCGGTGCCGGGCATCATCGACGCCCTGAAGAAGCAGGGTTACACCTTCGTCACCGTCCCCGAGCTGATGGCTCCCGCCGAGCCGGTCCCCGGCACCATCTACCGTCCCTGA
- a CDS encoding lysozyme has protein sequence MPVLRSTSGKSRRPRLAAAGTLLAALSLLIALPGAAGAADHDRATKKPARGTATMGMGVIAHDGQGKQPDGAVDALAVQTEGVDVSGHQGNVNWSTLWNSGVKWAYVKATEGTYYKNNYFTQQYNGSYNIGMIRGSYHFATPNTTSGATQADYFVNNGGGWSRDGKTLPGVLDIEWNPYGDQCYGKTQAGMVSWIRDFVNRYKARTGRDAVIYTATSWWKTCTGNNSSFGTTNPLWVARYNSTVGELPAGWGFYTMWQYTSSGPYVGDHDRFNGAYDRLQALANG, from the coding sequence ATGCCGGTGCTCAGATCCACGTCCGGAAAGTCCCGTCGCCCCCGTCTCGCCGCGGCCGGAACCCTGCTCGCGGCCCTCTCCCTCCTCATCGCCCTGCCGGGCGCGGCCGGCGCCGCCGACCACGACAGGGCCACCAAGAAGCCCGCACGCGGCACGGCGACCATGGGCATGGGCGTCATCGCCCACGACGGCCAGGGCAAGCAGCCCGACGGGGCGGTCGACGCCCTCGCCGTCCAGACCGAAGGCGTCGACGTCTCCGGCCACCAGGGCAACGTCAACTGGTCGACGCTCTGGAACAGCGGCGTGAAGTGGGCCTACGTCAAGGCCACCGAGGGCACGTACTACAAGAACAACTACTTCACCCAGCAGTACAACGGCTCGTACAACATCGGCATGATCCGGGGTTCGTACCACTTCGCCACCCCCAACACCACGAGCGGCGCCACCCAGGCCGACTACTTCGTGAACAACGGGGGCGGCTGGTCGCGGGACGGCAAGACGCTGCCCGGCGTGCTCGACATCGAGTGGAACCCGTACGGCGACCAGTGCTACGGCAAGACCCAGGCCGGCATGGTCTCCTGGATCCGCGACTTCGTGAACCGGTACAAGGCGCGCACCGGCCGCGACGCGGTCATCTACACCGCGACCAGCTGGTGGAAGACCTGCACCGGCAACAACAGCAGCTTCGGCACCACCAACCCGCTGTGGGTGGCCCGCTACAACTCCACCGTCGGCGAACTCCCGGCCGGCTGGGGCTTCTACACGATGTGGCAGTACACCTCGTCCGGCCCCTACGTCGGTGACCACGACCGCTTCAACGGCGCCTACGACCGCCTCCAGGCTCTCGCCAACGGCTGA
- a CDS encoding MarR family transcriptional regulator, with protein sequence MHGSESGSERGATGGSGVDHAFLALERELAVFLRRARANSGEMAREVHPELEAAAYGLLVRLESAGQQRATDLAAYFGVGKATMSRQLRALEGLGLVAREPDPADGRAFLVHLTPEGLARYRSVRDARRERYVRKLDDWDRAEVAELARLLHQLNARAEE encoded by the coding sequence GTGCACGGGAGCGAAAGCGGTAGTGAACGCGGCGCGACCGGAGGGAGTGGTGTGGACCACGCGTTCCTCGCTCTGGAGCGCGAGTTGGCCGTCTTTCTGCGCCGGGCGCGGGCCAATTCCGGGGAGATGGCGCGCGAGGTCCATCCCGAGCTGGAGGCCGCCGCGTACGGACTCCTCGTCCGGCTGGAGTCGGCGGGGCAGCAGCGGGCCACCGATCTCGCGGCCTACTTCGGGGTGGGCAAGGCGACCATGAGCCGTCAACTGCGCGCCCTGGAGGGCCTCGGGCTGGTGGCGCGCGAGCCCGACCCGGCCGACGGCCGGGCCTTCCTGGTCCACCTCACCCCCGAGGGGCTGGCCCGGTACCGCAGCGTGCGCGACGCCCGCCGCGAGCGCTACGTCCGCAAGCTCGACGACTGGGACCGGGCCGAGGTGGCCGAACTCGCCCGGCTGCTGCACCAGTTGAACGCCCGCGCCGAGGAGTGA
- a CDS encoding protein phosphatase 2C domain-containing protein, with protein sequence MRIDLATAAGSPERPNEDWAATALPASGQGGALVLLDGVTPPPDDDGCVHSVPWFTARLGGALVELSGSRRDLTLQEILATSIRRTADAHRTSCDLSHVRTPQATVVMARWDEGGVEHLVLSDSVLLIEAHDGTVRPLLDDRLDRLPPGSLASAAVADARVRNKEGGFFTAAADPSVADRAVTGRTPADQVRALAALTDGAARWTEMFHEGDWADCLGVLRKEGAQGLIDRVRTLESTDVGRTHLRRSKTHDDATALYAVL encoded by the coding sequence ATGCGCATCGACCTGGCCACCGCCGCCGGCAGCCCGGAACGTCCGAACGAGGACTGGGCCGCCACCGCGCTGCCCGCGTCCGGCCAGGGTGGGGCGCTGGTCCTGCTCGACGGGGTGACGCCGCCCCCGGACGACGACGGTTGTGTGCACTCGGTCCCCTGGTTCACCGCGCGGCTGGGCGGCGCCCTGGTGGAACTGTCCGGTTCGCGACGGGATCTGACCCTCCAGGAGATTCTGGCCACGTCCATTCGACGCACCGCCGACGCACACCGCACCTCCTGTGACCTTTCTCACGTCCGTACGCCACAGGCGACGGTCGTCATGGCCCGCTGGGACGAGGGCGGGGTGGAACATCTGGTGCTCTCCGATTCCGTACTGCTGATCGAGGCGCACGACGGAACCGTGCGCCCCCTGCTCGACGACCGGCTCGACCGCCTGCCGCCGGGTTCGCTGGCCAGTGCCGCGGTCGCCGACGCCCGGGTACGGAACAAGGAGGGCGGCTTCTTCACCGCCGCCGCCGACCCCTCCGTGGCGGACCGCGCGGTCACCGGACGCACCCCCGCCGACCAGGTGCGGGCCCTGGCCGCGCTGACCGACGGGGCGGCCCGCTGGACGGAGATGTTCCACGAGGGCGACTGGGCGGACTGCCTGGGAGTCCTGCGCAAGGAAGGGGCCCAGGGACTGATCGACCGGGTGCGGACCTTGGAGAGCACGGACGTCGGGCGCACGCATCTGCGCCGCAGCAAGACCCATGACGACGCGACGGCGCTCTACGCGGTGTTGTGA